A single genomic interval of Helianthus annuus cultivar XRQ/B chromosome 13, HanXRQr2.0-SUNRISE, whole genome shotgun sequence harbors:
- the LOC110903422 gene encoding F-box protein At1g47340, whose product MVAKLPSENMHSILSTLNSKKPFQSAFKSITMAELPSEIRYDILSRIPVKSLVHCRCVSKQWRNYINDPYFETMYAKRAAVINDPTIIMFRQNPSNVPNSPCTLSFLEYKEEAGTGSCALKLNKKPPSMEFMCKTSNDRHPRFIVLGSCYGFLYSSQRHSNDASTFVVINPIRRECYELPPINTPLRFDSGLGFDESTNSFKMVCVMANLHPDKEGLCTMVHVLGTGSWREIPQVPSHPICGEGVFANGCMHWLTSRNVYCPIIRFDMKTEEFGVIKPPREGPLGSYVHLVDLHGEVGFVYIAINYSVEVWVLKERGWVMHCGFDQKPHLGCGYCSRGLMVLGFWNENGDILMTSYQGHQKLLVYNLKSDSLYESECIGFERVGPVKDIRVYQSTLFSTRLFDQTEGKEVTQ is encoded by the coding sequence ATGGTGGCTAAGTTGCCTTCGGAAAACATGCACAGTATCTTGTCAACCCTAAACTCTAAAAAGCCTTTTCAATCAGCCTTCAAATCTATAACCATGGCCGAGTTACCTTCGGAAATCAGGTACGATATCTTGTCAAGAATACCGGTGAAATCGCTGGTTCATTGCCGGTGTGTAAGCAAGCAATGGCGCAACTATATCAACGATCCTTACTTTGAAACCATGTATGCCAAACGAGCGGCAGTGATCAACGATCCAACGATCATTATGTTTCGTCAAAACCCATCTAATGTTCCCAACTCACCATGCACACTCAGTTTCTTGGAATATAAAGAAGAAGCAGGAACAGGTAGTTGTGCCCTAAAGTTGAACAAGAAGCCACCCTCTATGGAGTTTATGTGTAAAACATCGAATGACAGACATCCTAGGTTCATAGTTCTAGGTTCTTGCTATGGTTTCCTCTATTCGTCACAACGCCACAGTAATGACGCCAGTACTTTTGTTGTGATCAATCCTATAAGGAGAGAATGTTATGAACTGCCACCCATCAACACACCATTGCGATTCGACAGCGGGCTTGGGTTTGATGAATCTACCAACAGTTTCAAGATGGTGTGTGTCATGGCAAACTTGCATCCGGACAAGGAGGGTCTATGCACTATGGTGCATGTCTTGGGCACAGGCTCGTGGCGAGAGATACCCCAAGTCCCATCTCATCCAATATGCGGCGAAGGGGTGTTCGCTAATGGATGTATGCATTGGTTGACTAGTAGGAATGTTTACTGCCCAATAATAAGATTTGACATGAAAACCGAGGAATTTGGGGTGATTAAGCCTCCTAGAGAAGGACCTCTTGGAAGTTATGTGCATTTGGTTGACTTACATGGTGAAGTTGGATTTGTGTATATCGCTATTAACTATAGCGTGGAGGTGTGGGTATTGAAGGAAAGAGGATGGGTTATGCATTGTGGGTTCGACCAGAAACCACATCTAGGTTGCGGATATTGTAGTCGCGGATTAATGGTCTTAGGTTTCTGGAACGAAAATGGGGACATATTAATGACAAGTTATCAGGGACATCAAAAGTTGCTTGTTTACAACTTAAAAAGTGACAGTTTGTATGAATCAGAATGCATTGGTTTTGAACGAGTAGGTCCTGTAAAAGATATTCGGGTGTATCAAAGCACCTTGTTTTCCACCCGCTTATTCGATCAAACCGAAGGAAAAGAAGTAACCCAATGA